The genomic DNA GACGCCTCGACGTGCCATAGGTCGTGATAGGCGCTGATCACAGCTGCTCCGGCCATGGTGGCGACGTCAAGGTTGGTGACATAGCCTTTGAGGCCGGCGAGCTGACGGGCCCTGTCGATGGTGGCCTGATCCAGCACTTTCTCGGCGCCGCTGACCTTGAGGAACCGGGTCTTCCGCAACGGCGTGGCGCCGGTGGCGACCTTCTCGGCCTTGGCGATCTGAGCGTTGATCGTGCGGTCATCACGCTTCTGCCGCTTGAAGGACCACTGGTAGACGATGCGACGCTCCCGGGCTGCTTTCCCGGTGCCCATGATCCGCTTCGATTCCAGGATCTGCCCGTCGGTGAAGTAGTTGCCCTTCCGGGCGAAGTGTTCGGCCAGGTCATAGGGGGCCTTGGTCAGCCGCGACCCGACAATGAAGGAGAACCCAGCGTCCTCCAACGCGTTCAGGTTGGCCGCAGACAGCATCCCGGCGTCGGCAACCACGATCATGTCCGTCACCCCGTGCCGCTGCTGGAATTGGTTCAGCATCGGGACCAGGGTCTTGGTTTCCGCGGCGTTGCCTTCGAACAGGCGCACCTCCAGGGGGAACCCACCCGGATCCACGAGCAGCCCGACCTGGACCTGGGGATCGACGCGATGCTCCTTACTCATCCCGACTTTGCGCAGGTCATCTTCGTTCTCGTTCTCGAAGTGCAATGTCGTAACGTCGAATATCACGAACGCGGCATGACCAGTGGTGGCAGCCGAGTGCGCCAGGGCGGCCGTGGCCAGCAGGCTGCGGTAATCACGATCCTGACAGCGTCGCAGGCACCGGTAGATCGTGTTCAACGACGGGGCGGCCACGCCAACCTCGCCCAGGACACGAACCGTGTCGGCCTTGGACGTGGGCTCGATGATCCGGGCGAGCACCATCGCGCGGAAGGTCTCATCCCCGATGACGTCGAACCCCAGATGGGTGTATGCGCAGGTCAGCACCTCCCACAACAGCAGCGCCGAGGTCGAGAGCACCCGACCCCCGCCGGCCACCATCCGGGGCCGACCCGAGGCTGCCTCCACCGGCAGGTGCGGTGCGCCGCCGGTGGTCCAGTCAGCGACATCGCTGATCCGCGACCCGACCCGCTCCAGCGGCCCCAGATCCAGGACCTGCTGCCCGGGACGCAGACGATCCTCTGCGGCCGCGACCAGCAGCTCCAGCTCGGCGTCGGTGTGCGCTGATCCCACGTGGTCAACCTCGACCACGTCGCGCCCCTGACGAGTGACGACCTGGACCGCGACTGCGCCGGACGCGGTCCGCACCTTGCGCATGTACCGAGACGCCACCCCCCAAGGCTAGCCACGCCCGCATTATTAGTGACCCCTCCAGCATCACCTGGGCCACAAACCCGCAGATCAGCCCGCTGCCTTCAGTCAGCGATCAGCGACTGGGTGAACTCAGGTGGAGACTGCCAGGGGCTCCTCTCGCGTGCGCCAGCCGGCGACCGTGGTGATCTGGGCGCCGGTCAGCGGGCGTCGGGCGTCGATCCCGAGGTCGGCCACGCGTAAGAGCGCGGTCAGAGCGTTGATCGTGGCGGTGCGCTCGGTGCTCATGTGGTCTCGGGCGGCGAGCAGGACGCGGACAGCCGCCCGGACCCCGTCGTCGGCCCGCGGGTGGCGCAGCGCTGTGACCTGCAACGGGAGGGCTGCTGCGGCGATGCGGCGGGCGTCCAGCGGGTCGGATTTGCCGATGCCGCGGTCGGCGCGCGCGTTCATCCGTGGCGCTTCGACGACCTCGTAGCCGGCGTCGGCCACGACGCGGGCCAGCCGCGCCCCGTAAGTGCCGGTGCCCTCGATGACCCACAGGACCGCCACGTCGCCGCCGGTGCGGCGCGCGACAAACGCGACAGCCCGTGCAAGCCCGGCCGTCGTGGCCGGGAACTGGCCCTCGTCGAGCAGCTCGCCCTGCGGGCAGACCAGGATCGAGAGGGCGTGGTTGCGGGCGTGGGTGTCCACGCCGATGACGAACGGATGTGAATGCGCGACGATGGCCATGGCGATCGTTGTTCCTTCCTCGAGACGGGGCGTGGTCACGGTCGCCGAGCGGCCGGTACCGGTCCGGGAAGAAGTCACATCGGGGCAAATCTGTGATGAGCCACGGCTCGCGGGCCGGGCAATCTCCTGATGAGGTCACCGAGGTGGGCCGGACGGTGCCGGCCGCGCCGATCCGAGCGGACAATTCAACGGGAAGACACCGCCCGAGGCGGGCCAATTGCTTCGAGAGTCACGCCCGGGCCGGAACGACCAGCTCCATCCTGACCAGCCAGTCCCAGACCAGCCAGGTCCCACACTCACAGACGCCTCGGTGGGGCCGTTGCTGGTGCCGGGTCGGTCGAAGAACGCCAGAATGTCGCCGGCGCGCTTCTTCAGCGTGCGGCCCAGCGTGATGACCTCGGTCAGCTCGCGCGGTACGCGACTGCTGATGGCCGTGATCAGCGCCTGCATGGCGGCCTTGCCGGCGGCCCGTTCGGGGTCGCGGTAGGCGGCGATCATCCGCTGGTAGATGCCCCAGGTCGCTTCGACCTCGGCGTGCTCGACGACCGCAAAGAGCGCCTGCAGGCGCTGCTGCTGTCGGTCGGTGAGCAGGTCAGCGCCGGTGTGCAGAGTCCGCCGCGCTCGATACAGCGGGTCGCCTTTGCGGCCACGGCGGCCGTGCAGGTCGACCTGGACCCGGCGGCGGCACCGGTCCAGCGCATCCCCGGCCAACCGGACCACGTGGAAGGGGTCCAGCACAGCGACGGCGTCGGGCAGTTCCTCGGTGGTGGCGGTCTTGAACCCGGTGAACCCGTCCATCGCGACTACCTCGACGGCGGCCCGCCAGGAGGGGTCTCGCGCGGCGAGCCAGGTCGTGAACACGGCGGTGGAACGGCCTTCGACCATGTCGAGCAGCCGGGCCGGTCCGGTGCCGTCGCGGATGGGGGTCAGGTCGATGATGACGGTGACGTACTTCTCGCCGCGGCGGGTGTGCCGCCAGACGTGCTCATCGACCCCGATGACGGCGACGCCGGCGAAACGGGACGGGTCGTTGATGAGCAGCCGCCGTCCCTCGTCCAGGACCGCAGTGTTGGCGGTGTGCCAGGCGACCGCCAGGGCCTCGGCGATGCGAGCAATGCTCAGGTGATGCACGACCAGCGCGGTCAGCGCCCAGGTAAGCCCGGACCGGGACAGCTTGGCGCGGGGATCGGCCGCCGCAGCGGTGTCCTGACGCCACACCCGTCCGCAGCCAGAGCACCGAAAGCGTCGGACGCGGATGAGCAGCACGGTCGGTCGCCACCCGAACGGCTCATGAGCCAGCTTCCGGGTGACCGACCCGCGCGGGATCCCTTCGCAGCCGCACCGCCGGCACCAGTTGTCCGCCTCGATCACCCGGCAGGCCAGGATGGCCTTGTCCGGGCGCAACTGTTGCCCCACGACGCGCAGGCCGAGCTGGTCAAGGCCGGTGAAGCTGTTCAGGTCGGGCTCGGTGAAGGTAGCGTCGGGCACGTCGAGGTCTTCCGGACAAAGTGTGTAGGAACCTTCATCCTGCGAAGACCTCGACCCCCAGCCCTCAACGACGCGCCGACCCGCCATGGTCAGGGGCTACACCCTCATTTGCGAAGAGCCGGGATAGGGACCGCTACGCTTACTCACCTGGGAAGTGCCCTTCGAACCACGCGGATATCGGCCTAGACAATCGACATCCTCGCAGCTCAAGGGCACTTTTCACGTCACGGCACGCTCACCGCCGTGAAATCTCCGGGTTAGCATTACCAGGCTTCTCGCCCCCTGGCTGGCTGACGGGCCAAGACCCCAGGAGACAACGGTGCCGCCGAGTATCTCCCCGAGGGCTTGCCGTGCCGCAGGCCATGCTGGGAGGCGCAGTGTTAGCGGGAGGTGGCCGGTGCCGTGCTCATTCCGGCGGGACCGGTATTGTCGGTCCTCACCACGTTGGAGAGGAGCGGGCGCGGGGCCACGACGTACCCGCCCGTCTTCTTCGTCGACCGTACGACGTTGGCGGTGAACACGTTCCGGTCCCCCCATCCGGAGAGGATGCGGTGCGTCTGGAAGCCGTCCACGGGGCTGTTGGTCACCACGTTGCCGCTGATCAGCCACTCGTTGCCCTTGACGTCGACGGCCGAGTCGGCTGCGGTGATCGACAAACCGTCAATGGAGTTGCCGACCAGCTTGCCGCCCGTCGTGCCCTCCTTGAGGTCCACGGCCTCCGCGGTCGTCCCGGAGATGGTGTTCCCCGAGATCAGGTTCCGGTCGCTGCGGTCGGGAGCACCACCGGTCACCGAGGACCAGTTGCTCTGCGCGGTGCCGACGTAGATTCCTTCGCCGTACCGCTTGCTGCGCAACCCAGTCCCCCGGATCACGTTGCCGACGACCTGGTTGTCGCTGCTGGCCCGGCGCAGGTGGATGGCCTCGTCGCCGATGGCCGCCACGGTCAGCCCCGAGATGACCGTGTGCTGAACGCGGTCGGCCATGACGCCCTTCTGACCGTTGCGGACGGTGAAGCCGCTGACGCGCCAGTACGAGGCGCCGTCGAGATGGAGCACGTAGCCGTTGCTCTTGCCGCCCGCGTCGAGGATCGCGTCCGCGCTGCCGCAGAGGGTGATCGGCGCGTTCGCCGTACCGCTGGTCCGTGCCACGAACCGCCCCGCATACACGCCCGGTCGCAGGGCGATGACCGCCCCCGGGCGGGCGGCCGCCAACGCCCGCGTGAGCTCCTTCGCGGTGCCCACCGTCACGGTGGGGTCCTGACACCCAACAGCGGAGGGGCTCGTCACGGTCGGGAGGCCGGCGGCCGCAACAGCAGGGACGGCGCAGCCGACGGACAGGGCGACACCGGAGATCGCGGCGGCGGCCCATCGCCGCAGGTCATGGGTCCGGCGGGCGTGGGGAGCGGCCGGACGAGGGCAGGCGAAAGCAGCAGAAGAAGGCGTGGCCATGTGGGGACTCTCGGAACAGGTGCGGTGTAGGGGCACCGTCCCGATCGGCCGTCCAAGGTCACGCTTTAGCCCGAGTGACCGTGACGAAAACCGGACAACTCAGGCGTCAGCTGCAGCCCTTCTTGCTCACCTGCATGCCGTCGGCCGCCTCGTTCGAGCACCGCACCACGTTTTCCAATGCGGGAGTAAGGCCCACGACGTACCCACCGCGGCCGCCCGAGACGACCTTGTTGTTCTCGAAGAGATTGTGGGTCCCCCAGCCGGCGAGAATTTCGTGCGTCTGGAACGCGTCCTTCGGCGGATCGGCGACCTTGTTGCCGCTGACTCGCCACGCGTTGCCCTTGACGTTGACCGTGGTCTCCGTATCGACGATGCCGCGGCCGTCGAACTCGTTGTTGACCACGAACCCGCTGATCGTGCCTTCCTTGATGTCGACGCTCTCGGCGGTCGTCTCGCTGATCCGATTCCCCGCCACCACGTTGCGATCGCTGCGGTCCGGCGCGCACCCGCTGATGTCGCACCAGTTGCTCTTCGCGGTCCCGACGTAGACGCCTTCGCCGAACTGCGGCTTGCGCTTGCCCGTCTGCGCGATCGTGTTGCCGGCGACGACGCTGTCCGTCGTGGCCCGCCGCAGGTGAATGCCCTCGTCGCCGATCTCCCGCACGATCAGACCCTGCACGACCAGGTGATCCGAGGCGTCCACCATCACGCCCTTCTGGGCGTTGCGCACCGTGAATCCGACGAGCCGCCAGTACGACCCCCGATCCACGTGGAACCCGTAACCGGACTCCACGCTCCCCGCGTCCAGCACCGCGCCGGGCCCCCCGCAGACCCAGATCGGCTTGTCCTGCTCACCGCGGGCGCTCCCGGTGAACTTGCCCTGGTAGGTGCCGTCCGCCAGGCCGATCACGGTCCCGGGCGCGGCGGCGCTCAGGGCGGCGCGCAGCTCCGAGGACGTGCTCACCCGCACGGTGGCCTCCGGACAGGTCACCGGGGTCACGACGGGTACCTCGCCGGGCCGGGCTGCGCTGGCGTCCGGCGGAAGGGTCGCGGTGATGCTCCCCGACGGCGAGGGCTCGGTGGTCTGGGTCGGAGACGGCGAGGGACGGGCCTGATCTGGGGTTTCGGCGCGGTGCCGAGCCCACCAGAAGGCCGCGATGGAGGCGATCACCACCGCCACCACCGCAGCAAGCACCACCCAGCGCGGCGTGTGCCGGTGGTCGGGGCGAGCCGTGTCCTCGCTCCCCCCGCCCGGCGTCGCCTGACCCTCGGCGTCCCGACCCTCGGTCCCCGGGCTCACGAGCCGCCCGCGGCCGGCTGCATCGTGGCGCCGGTTCCGGCGGTACGCCGTGCGGACGGGCCCACCGGCTGGCGCGCGGCGACCGGCATCGTCTCGGCGTACGGGTGCCGCTTCCGCCACCGCCGATCCCGACCGCGAATCCCCGTCGCGACGACAATCCCGGCCAGGACCAGCCACAACACGGTCAGCGGCGCGAGCACGCGACGTACGGCGACACCCAGCGGCTTCGACACCGACCAGCCCTCGATCTTGTTGTCCAGCTCGACGCGGACGCTGTCCATGCCTTCAGCACGGCGTACGTCGAGCGCCGCGGGCCCCTCCCCCGTCAGCGTGTTGCCCTTGACCGTCACGCCGTGCGCCGGCCCGAGCACGGTCACCGCGTGGGTGCTAGCACCCTCGACGAGGTTCTCGGAGACGGCGGCCTCGGAGCCGCGGACGTACAGGCCCGTGGGAGCGCCGGCGACCTTGTTGTGGGCGATGGTGGTGGACCGTACGCCGTCGCGCACGACGATCCCCTGCCGCGCCGCGCCCTCGACGGTGTTGCCGGCGACCTGCACCTCGCTCGCCGCCGAGCGGACGACGATGCCGACCTGCTGGCCTTGCACGTCGTTGTCCTTGACCTCCACGCGTCGACCGCCGACGACCGCCACCCCGTAACGGCCGTTGTCGGCCACCAGGCTCTCCGCGAGCTTGGCGTCGCCGTTGGCCTGGGTCGAACTCCCAGCGGCGTTCGGGCCGCTCGCCAGGGGCGCGCCCGAGAGCAGCACCCCATCGCGGGCGTTCTGCACCGCCTGGACCTGGGACAACGTGATGCCGGTCGTGGCGCGGGCCACGACCACTCCGTCGCCGCGGTTGCGCTCCGAGCGCAGGTCGGTCACCGCCGCCCGCGTCACGTCGCGGTGCAGCACCAGGCCGTCGACCCGGCTGTTGCGGATCGTGGAACCCGAGATCGTGGCGCCGTCGACGCCGGAG from Austwickia sp. includes the following:
- a CDS encoding IS1634 family transposase, giving the protein MRKVRTASGAVAVQVVTRQGRDVVEVDHVGSAHTDAELELLVAAAEDRLRPGQQVLDLGPLERVGSRISDVADWTTGGAPHLPVEAASGRPRMVAGGGRVLSTSALLLWEVLTCAYTHLGFDVIGDETFRAMVLARIIEPTSKADTVRVLGEVGVAAPSLNTIYRCLRRCQDRDYRSLLATAALAHSAATTGHAAFVIFDVTTLHFENENEDDLRKVGMSKEHRVDPQVQVGLLVDPGGFPLEVRLFEGNAAETKTLVPMLNQFQQRHGVTDMIVVADAGMLSAANLNALEDAGFSFIVGSRLTKAPYDLAEHFARKGNYFTDGQILESKRIMGTGKAARERRIVYQWSFKRQKRDDRTINAQIAKAEKVATGATPLRKTRFLKVSGAEKVLDQATIDRARQLAGLKGYVTNLDVATMAGAAVISAYHDLWHVEASFRMTKSDLRARPVFHHRRASIEAHVTVVFAALAITRYLTSTTGTSIKKIVQTLRTIRSATIQINGQQLTLEPEIPVHAQTILTAARGH
- a CDS encoding right-handed parallel beta-helix repeat-containing protein produces the protein MRRWAAAAISGVALSVGCAVPAVAAAGLPTVTSPSAVGCQDPTVTVGTAKELTRALAAARPGAVIALRPGVYAGRFVARTSGTANAPITLCGSADAILDAGGKSNGYVLHLDGASYWRVSGFTVRNGQKGVMADRVQHTVISGLTVAAIGDEAIHLRRASSDNQVVGNVIRGTGLRSKRYGEGIYVGTAQSNWSSVTGGAPDRSDRNLISGNTISGTTAEAVDLKEGTTGGKLVGNSIDGLSITAADSAVDVKGNEWLISGNVVTNSPVDGFQTHRILSGWGDRNVFTANVVRSTKKTGGYVVAPRPLLSNVVRTDNTGPAGMSTAPATSR
- a CDS encoding right-handed parallel beta-helix repeat-containing protein; the protein is MSPGTEGRDAEGQATPGGGSEDTARPDHRHTPRWVVLAAVVAVVIASIAAFWWARHRAETPDQARPSPSPTQTTEPSPSGSITATLPPDASAARPGEVPVVTPVTCPEATVRVSTSSELRAALSAAAPGTVIGLADGTYQGKFTGSARGEQDKPIWVCGGPGAVLDAGSVESGYGFHVDRGSYWRLVGFTVRNAQKGVMVDASDHLVVQGLIVREIGDEGIHLRRATTDSVVAGNTIAQTGKRKPQFGEGVYVGTAKSNWCDISGCAPDRSDRNVVAGNRISETTAESVDIKEGTISGFVVNNEFDGRGIVDTETTVNVKGNAWRVSGNKVADPPKDAFQTHEILAGWGTHNLFENNKVVSGGRGGYVVGLTPALENVVRCSNEAADGMQVSKKGCS